The Haladaptatus paucihalophilus DX253 nucleotide sequence GTCCTGAACTCCCTCCACGGCGGAAACGACGAGGAGATGGTCGAACAGGGACGGGAGGCGCTCTCGGTATTCGAGGACCGCCTCGGCGAGACGTTCGACGTCGAGACGGAGCAGAACACGAACGCGAGCGACCCCGCCCACGACCTGCTCACCGCCGCAGACGAGACCGACGCCGACGAAATCGCGCTCGGCCTGACCCAGAAACGGAGCCCCGCTCAGAAGGTGTTGTTCGGTAGCAACACCCAATCCGTTCTCATGCAGACCCGGCATCCGGTCGTCGGCGTCCCGCTTCGAAAGTCCAGATAAATATCGACGACCGTTTTCATCGACTGGGAACGGCCCAGTCGGTTAAGACACGTCCGTCCCAAGTGGGATTACGAGCCGCATTGCACCGTAAAATCACGACCGACAGTTACCGATATTTGGTAGAGACACGACCACAATGAATCTCCTCGGAGAAGCCGCGGCCGGTGTCGGACTCGGACTCACACTGGTCGCCGCCGCGCTCTTGCTCGCTCGTTCGATAAACATCAAAGAAGCAATCAAACCCAAGCAGACGCCGAAGACCGACGGCGGCTACGTCAGCGGATTTCCGGCCGGGTACGGAAAACCGACCGGTCTCGTCCGGTGGCTGACGACCGTCGACCACAAGGATATCGGCCTGCTCTATCTGCTGTTCGGAAGCGTCGCGTTCTTCTGGGGTGGCATGGACGCGATGATGATTCGGACGGAGCTGTTCACGCCGGAAGTGGACGTGTGGAACGCCACGACCTACAACGGCCTGTTCACCATGCACGGCCTGACGATGCTGTTTTTCTTCGCCACGCCCATCCTATTCGGATTTGCGAACTACTTCCTTCCCCTCCTCATCGGCGCGGACGACATGGCGTTCCCGCGCATCAACGCCATCGCCTTCTGGCTCCTCCCGGCGGCGTTCCTGCTGGTCCGATTCGGCCTCATCTCCGACATCTTCGGGAACGTCATTCAACCCGTACTCGGAAACGCGGCCGCAGAGCCGTTCTTCAGGCTCGAACCGCCGACGACGGGGTGGACGATGTACACGCCGCTTTCGAGCCAACAGACGAATCCGATGATCAACGTGATGCTCCTCGGTCTCCACCTCTCCGGCCTCAGCACCACGATGGGAGCCATCAACATCATCGCGACGACGTTCACGCAGAAGGAGGTGGAGTGGGCCGAACTCGACATCTTCTCGTGGACGCTCCTCACGATGAGCGGCCTCATCCTGTTCGCGTTCCCGCTGCTCGGCAGCGCCATCATCATGCTGCTGTTCGACCGCGTGTTCAGCACGACGTTCTTCGCGTTGAGCGGTGGCGGGCCGCTCCTCTGGCAGAACCTCTTCTGGTTCTTCGGGCACCCGGAGGTGTACATCCTCGTCCTCCCGCCGATGGGGTTGATAAGCCTCATCCTGCCGCGCTTCGCGGGCCGGAAGCTGTTCGGGTTCAAGTTCGTCGTCTACTCGACGCTCGCTATCGGCGTTCTCTCGTTCGGCGTTTGGGCGCATCACATGTTCACGACCGGGATGGACCCGCGCCTCAGGGCGAGCTTTATGGCGGTGTCGCTGGCCATCGCGGTGCCCAGCGCCGTCAAGGTCTTCAACTGGATTTCCACGATGTGGAATGGGAACATCCGCCTGACGGCACCGATGCTGTTCTGCATCGGGTCAATAGCGACGTTCATCATCGGGGGCGTGACGGGCGTCTTCCTCGCCTCGATTCCCATCGACCTCATGCTCCACGACACCTACTACGTCGTCGGCCACTTCCATCTCATCATCATGGGGCTGATTCCGTTCGCCATGTTCGCGGCGGTCTACTACTGGTTCCCCATCTTCACCGGTCGAATGTACAATCAGTTCCTCGCAAAGGTCCATTTCTGGATCACGTTCGTCGGCGTCATGCTGACGTTCAACACCATCATCGTCCTCGGCATGATGGGGCTACCGCGTCGTTACGCGAGTTACCCGCCGCAGTTCGCGTTCCTCCAGCAAGTCGCCACCGTCGGCGCGTTCATCATCGCGCTCGGCACGCTGGTCTGGGTGTGGAACATGCTCCAGTCCTACCGGAACGGACCCATCGTCACCGACGCGGACGTGTGGAACCTGAAGGAGTACGGCTTCTTCTCCCGCGAGTGGCAGTGGTTCGAGGAACGGTTGGAGTAGTCAAATCACGACTTTTGCTTATCGCGTGAATCTGCCGTAGAAGACCCCCAACGAGTAGCCGTAGGCGAGGTGTGCGAGCAGGCTGAAGACGATGTAGAGGAAGAAAAACGCGCCCTCCAGTTGGAGTCCCGCCGACCCCAGGCCGAGGAACGCCACCCACAGCAGGAGCGCGAACAAGATGCCGCGAACGCCGATGTCGTCGCCGCCCGGAATCGCTTTGAATCGGTCCTCTATCGCCGCGAACAGCAGGGGCCAAACGACGACACCGGCGACGACGAAGACGGCGAACCCGAGGTAGGGTTCGCCGTCCATTCCGACGAACTTCGCTATCGCGGCCGGAACGCCCAGATTGAAGTCGGTTTCCGCCTCCGAAACGAGAAAGATGAACAGCATGACAGCGGTACTCACGACTCCCGCCTTGAACGTCTGAATCCCCTCTACGACGGCGGGCGGCAGACCGGAATCGTCGTCGAATCCGGCGACTTCCTGTGACATACTAGCAGGCATGAGCGGAAGCGGTTTATAGGTATTCCCTCATCGGCCGCTGAATGGAACCGTTTTCGCGGACGGGCCACGTCCCTGAAACAACGGCCCCGCATCGTTCGCCAAAAGACGTTACCTCCTTCGAATCCACAGCTAGCGACGTGACACTCGAAAACGAAAGCGACACGTTCGACATCGGCGGCGAACTGACGGTCAACCGACTCGGCTACGGCGCGATGCGTCTCACCGGCGAGGACATCATCGGACGTCCCGACGACGAGGAGGAAGCGCGCCGCGTCCTGCACGAGGTCGTCTCGACCGGGACCAATTTCATCGACACCGCGGACTCCTACGGCCCGGCCGTGAGCGAGCGGCTCATCGGAGAGGCGCTCCACCCCTACCCGTCCGACCTCGTGGTCGCAACGAAGGGCGGCCTCTGGCGCGACGACCGCGACGGTTCGTGGCCGAAGTGCGGCGAACCGGGATACATCAGAAACGCCATTCTCGGCAGCCTCGACCGGCTCAAGGTAGACACTATCGACCTCTATCAGTACCACCGACCCGACCCCGACGTCCCCTTCGAAGACGCCGTGAACACGTTCGCGGAACTGAAAGACGAGGGGAAGGTCCGACACGTCGGCCTGAGCAACGTCTCCGTCGAGCAGTTGGAGGAAGCGCGCGACATCGTGGATATCGCCACGGTGCAGAACCGGTACAACGTCGGCAACCGCGAACACGAGGACGTGCTCGAAGCCTGTGAGGAGTACGACATCGGCTTCATCCCGTGGTTCCCGCTCGGGGCGGGCGACCTCGGCGACAAAGCCGACGTGCTCGACGATATCGCGGCGGACCACGGCGCCTCGGACCGACAGATAGCGCTTGCGTGGCTCCTCCATCACTCGCCGGTCACGCTGCCGATTCCGGGCACGTCGAGCGTGGACCACCTCCACGAGAACGTCGCGGCGTCGCACATCGACCTCACGGACGACGAGATGGCGCACCTCGATTGAAAACGGGGACTACCGCGTCGAAAGACCCCGAACGTTTTGTTGGAGCCGAATCGTCGCGGTGAGCAGGAACGCGCCGATCATCACGACGAAGACGCTCTCGACGCTACTGACGAGCAGCGATTCGACGCCCACGACGACGCCGAGGTCGGCGAGTCCGAGCAGGCCGGAGCAGACGAGAACCGGAAGCAGGTGACGACGGAGCGTGTCGATGGACGTTCCGCGTGCGAGCGACTCCAACCGCTCGGCGAAGACGAGGCCGTAGACCGCAAACGAGAGGCTTCCGAGACCTTTGACGAGAGAGACGACCGAACCGTGACCGAGGAGCAGGACGACGACGAGTTCGAGAAGGATGATACCGACGAAACCGACCTCGATTCGGCGCAGTTGCGAGAGCGGAATCCGTCGTTCGTCCGACGGCGGGGCCAACGTGCTGTTGTAGTACAGTTCGCGCATCGCAAACGCGAGAAAGACGGTGCAGAACAGTAACGCCGCGTGACCGAGCGCGAGGAGCCATCGACCGGGAGAGAGCACCCCGACCATCCCGAGCGCGCCGTACAGTACCCCGGCGACGCCGATGGAGACCAGATACCGCCAGAACGGTCGCTGAGATTCCAAGCGGTTCAACCGGAGATTTCGGAACGCGTAGAAACCGAAGATAGCGGCCGAGACGGAAAGAAGCCCCGAACCGATGAACCGCACGACGCTCCCGCTGGCGTCAGCGCCGACCTGGGCGAGTGAGATGACCATCTGCGTGCCTCGATATGAGCGCGCGATTATTTAATATATTCGACCCATCAGTTCTGGAGAAGTAGCGTCGATGACGTGTTCGAGCGCGACTCGAACGTCGTCGACCGTCTCGTAGCGGTTCGGTTTCCGTTTCGCCAGCGCGCGTTCGAGGAGACCGTCCAGTTCCGTCGGAAGGTCGGGATTCACGTCGGTCGGCGTCGGCGGGTCGTCCGCGGTGACCCGTTTCACGACGAGATGGGGGTCGCCCGCGACGGGCGCATCGCCGGTGAAAAGGGCGTACAAAACCGCCCCGAGACCGTACACGTCGGTCGAGTGGTCGATACCGCCGAACGACTCGGGGTCGAGGTGCTCCGGTGTCGCGTAGGTCGGCGGGACGGGCGACAGGTCGAACTCGGTCATCACGTCGGCGAGTCCCCAGTCCCCGACTTTCGGGACGGGCCACGTCGAACCGAACGTCCTCGTGAACCGAATCGAAGGTGGACAGAGGCCGCCGTGAACGACGCCGACCGCGTGAGCGTGTGAAACCGTCCTGACGATGCTGTGAGCGAACCAAAGCGAGGCGTCCAGTCCGGCGTCGAAGTGGTCGGCGAGCGTGCCGCCGCCCGTGAACTCCGTCGCGACCCACGGCGGTTCGTCGCCGAGTGCCCGGACCGTCAGCACGTGGTCGTGGTCGTCGATGGCCTCCCAGCGGTCTATCGCGTCGAAGAACGACTCGACCAGCGGTTCCTCCCTGCGGTCCGAGCGCAGCGTGAACAGGGTCGTCATGGCGTGTTGCTCGCGGGGGGTCGCGGCGCGCGCGTGATGCGCGGTGACGAGCGGGGAGCGACCGACCGACCGCAGTTTCTCGAAGTCCTCGTACTCGACAGGGAGCGAACGCGGCGATTCGATGTCGTCGGGGGACGGCGGCCCGGACCCGGAACCGACGGTTCGCTGGGACGTCTGATGAGGCGTCGGGTCCTCGTCGATCGCCGAGGCGGGGTCGATGCGGAGTTTCCCGGATTCCGTGTCGGCCGTCCCGAACTGGACGACGTTGGCACCGGGCGGGAACAGCGCCGCCACGTCCGGGTCGGCCACGCTGATGACGACCGGGTCGCCGTCCAACGTCGCCCCCGAGAGCGCGTTGGAGATGTGCTGTAGCGCCTCGGTCGCGTACCGACGGATAGTCCCGTTCCCCTCGTCCCGGAGTTCGAGCAGGGAATCGAACACCGGTTCCGCGGTCCGCGGATACTCCTCGACGACGCCCGCAACGGCGACGACGGCGTTTTCGCGCACCAGCGGGTCACCGTCTTCGACCAAATCGGAGACGTGCTCCATGGTCGGTTTGACGCTTCTCGGGTCCGCTTGTGCGACCTCCGCGAGCGCCCACGTCGCACCGCGTCGTACCCACTGGTCGTCGTCGGTGATGGCCTGCGTGAGGTCGGGAACGGGAACGCGTTCGGGGTCGTTGGCCGCGACCTCCGCGAGGGTCCACGCGGCGCTCGCGCGTCGTTTCGCATCGTCGGCACCGAGCGAAACGATGAGGTCGGAAACGTCCCGTGCCGAATGCACGGGCGCACGCTCACGCTCCTGCCGTACCCGCACTTCGCGCTCGTCGGAGTCGAACCGTGCCATGAGTGTCCTCTAGTTTACCTATCGAAGTTCAAACATAGTATAAGCGTTGGGTGCGCCTCGGATTCTATCGGAAGGAGTAGTGGGGACGGAAGTTGGAACCAAGACCCGTTCCGGCGCGCGTGCCGCGCGATTCGAGGGAATCCTTATGCGCCCTGGAGTAGATGGTAACACGACACATGAAGAAACTCATCAACGAACCGTCGGCGGTCGTGGACGAGATGCTGGACGGGATGGTCGCGGCACATCCCGACGAAGTGCGGCGGCTCGAGGACTCGAACGTGCTCGTTCGACGCGACGCGCCGGTCGAGGGGAAAGTCGCGGTCGTGAGCGGCGGCGGGAGCGGCCACGAACCGACGCACGCGGGGTATCTCGGGCCGGGGATGTTGGACGGCGCGGCGGCGGGCGAGGTGTTCACCTCGCCGACCGCCGACGAGGTGAGCGAGATGGTACAGGCCTGTGACGGCGGCGAGGGCGTCCTCATGGTCATCAAGAACTACGAGGGCGACGTGATGAACTTCGAGACGGCGGGGGAGCTAGCCGAGATGGAATCCGACGTTGACGTCGCCAAAGTCGTCGTCAACGACGACGTGGCGGTCGAGGATTCGCTGTACACCTCCGGACGGCGCGGCGTCTGTGGTACCATTTTCGTCCACAAGGTCGCGGGCGCGATGGCCGACGAGGGCGGCGATTTGGACGACGTACAACGCGTCGCCCAGAAGGTCATCGACAACGTGGCGACGATGGGCACCGCGCTGACCTCCTGTATCACGCCGGAAAAGGGCGAACCGACGTTCGACCTCGGCGAGGACGAAATCGAACTCGGCATCGGGATTCACGGCGAACCGGGCGTCGAACGCGTCGAGATGATGTCCGCGGACGAGATAACGGAGCGACTGACCGAAAACGTCCTCGACGACCTCGACCCCGACGAGGGTGCCGAAGTCGCTACCATCGTCAACGGGATGGGCGGGACGCCGCTGTCGGAACTGTACATCGTGAACCGAAAGCTCCAGTCGATGTTGGACGACCGGGGACTGGAGACGTGGGACGCGTGGGTCGGCGACTACATGACCTCGCTCGACATGCAGGGCTGTTCCGTGACGGTGCTGGTGCTGGACGACGAGTTGAAGGAGTTGCTGGCGCATCCGGTGGAGACGCCCGCGCTGACGGTGACGTAGAACGGGTCGTTTTCGTCGGGAGGGTCGCAAACCGCCCTCACTCATCCGTCCCCGAGCGAAGCTTTACCCCATCTCGCCGCGTGCTACCAGCAAGCAATGGCTGACACAGCAACGGAGCGGGAGGCGGTGCGTTCCGCAATCGAGCGCGTCGCGGCGCGGATGGAAGAAGAAAAGGAGTACTTGACCGACCTCGACTCGGCCATCGGTGACGCCGACCACGGCGCGAACATGGACCGCGGGTTTCAGGCCGTCCTCGAAAAGACGGACGGGATGGACGACGCCGACGCCGCCGAACTCGTGAAAACGGTCGGCGTGACGCTCATCTCGGAGGTCGGCGGGGCCGCCGGACCGCTATACGGCGGGTCGTTCATGAGCGCCAGCGCGGAGTTAGGAGACGGCATCACGGCCGAATCGACGGTGGCCTTCGCCGAGGCGTTCCTGGATAAAGTGCAGGACAGGGGCGACGCGCCGGTCGGCGCGAAGACGATGGTTGACGCGCTGACGCCCGCCGTCCACACCTACAAGAAGTCCATCGAGGAAGACGACCTCGAACCCGTCGAGGCGCTGACGAAGGCCGTCGATGCGTGCCAACGCGGCGTGAACTTCACGACGCCCATCCGGGCGAAGAAGGGCCGAGCGTCGTACTTGGGGTGGCGGTCGGTCGGCCATCAGGACCCCGGCGCGACGAGCACCCTGTGCATCGTCGAGGAACTGCAGGAGACGGCGGTCGAGTACCTCGGCGACGGGAGTCTCGAAGCGGATGCGACGTCGCCGACGGTGCCGGACGAGGAACCGACGCCCGGCGACGGCGGACCGGAGGGGGTCTGAATGGTCGGCCTCGTCGTCGTCTCCCACAGCGAACGCGCCGCGGAAGGAATTCGAGAGGTCGCGGCCGAGATGGCGGGCGACGTATCCATCGAGGCGGTCGGGGGCGACCCGGACGGCGGCCTCGGAACGAGCACGCCGGTGATTCAGGAGGCGTTGGACGCGCTCGCCGACGAGAAGGGCGTCGTCGTCCTCGTCGATTTGGGAAGCGCGGTGATGAACACGGAACTCGCCATCGAGATGGCCGACGTGGAGGCCGAAATCGCCGACGCACCGATTCTCGAAGGCGCGGTCAACGCGGCGGTCGCGGCCACGAGTCCGAAGGCGACCGTCGAATCCGTACTCGAAGCGGCGGAAGAAGCGGCGGAGATTTCGAAGCTGTAAGTCGCCGACGGGGACGCCCTCGACCGTGTTTCGGTCGATTACGGCTCGGCGGCGTACCGGGCCTGCACCCGTTCGATGGCGTCCCGGCCGAAACTCGTGACGACCGAGAGCAGTCCGACCCCGACGGCCGCCCAGCCGAGGTAGCCGATAAGGTCGAAGGCGAGTCCGGAGTCCCAGCCGTATTCGAGGGAGACGTACGTCCGAACGGTCAGCGTGGAGAGCGCGAGGAGGACGACGATGAGGGTGAGCAACTGCCGAACCCTCCGTCGATGTTTGCGGGGCTGCATACGCCTTCGTGATTCGGGACGAACAATAAAGGTTGAGAAATCGACCAGTTTCGAGAGCGGCGCAGTCAGGCGATACGCATCTATTTACGCCGAACTCTCAGCCGAGAGCAGCCGACGGACTTCCGCCCGCGTTTCGGCGTCGAGGATTCGTTCGGCGTGCTCGCGCGCGTCGTCGGCATCGACCTCGCGGACGTTCGCCTTCACGTCGGGAACCGTGATGGCGCTCATGCTCAACTCGTCCAGTCCCAAGCCGACGAGCAGTTCCGTCAGGTCGGGGTCGCCGGCCATCTCGCCGCACATGCCGACCCACGCGTCTCCGTCGTGGCCCGCCGTCACCGTCCGGCGAATAGCGCGGAGGACGGCGGGGTACAGCGGGTCGTGGAGATCCGCGGTCCGGTCGTTCTCACGCGATGCGGCCATCACGTACTGCGTGAGGTCGTTCGTGCCGATGCTGAGGAACGACACCCGTTTTGCGAGGGCTTCGGCCGCGAACACGGACCCCGGCGTCTCTATCATCACGCCGAGTTCGGGAATCGCGTAGTCGATGCCCTCGGCGGCCAGTTCCTCGGCGACGGATTCGACGCGGGAAAGCGCGGCGTCCAGTTCCTCGACGGTGGCGACGAGGGGGAACATCACGGCGAGGGAGCCGTCCGCGTCCTCGTCGTCACCGGCGGCCCGGAGCAGGGCGCGCAACTGGGTGTCGAACAGGTTCGAATCGGAAGCGAGCGAGCGTCGAATCCCGCGCACGCCGAGGAAGGGGTTCTCCTCGGCGTGCGCGTCGAGGTACGGGATGGGTTTGTCGCCGCCGACGTCGAGCGTTCGGACGACGACCCGCTCGCCGGGAAACGCGGTCAGCGCCGCGGTGTAGGCTTCGTACTGCTCTTGCTCGTCCGGGGGAGCGTCGCGGTCGAGGAACAGGAACTCGGTTCGAAAGAGACCGATGCCGTCGGCTCCCTGCTCCGCGGCCGCGTCGAGTTCCGCGAGCGTCCCGACGTTCGCCGCGACTTCGATTTCGCGTCCGTCCGCCGTCGAGACGTGCTCTGCGACGACGGACGCCTCCGCGTCCGAAATCCGACTCCGGGCGTCGTCGTCGGGGTCGATGACGACCGTTCCGTCCTCGCCGTCAACCAGCAGTTCCCGCCCGTCGCCGACTTGGGCGAGTTCATCGCCGACGCCGACCACGGCGGGAATGCCGAGCGACCGGGCGAAAATCGCGGCGTGCGACGTTCGACCGCCGAAGATGGTTGCGAATCCGGCGAGTACGTCGGGGTCGAGCTGTGCCGTGTCGCTCGGCGTGAGTCGTTCGGCGACGAGAATCGAGCCGTTGGGAAGGTCGCCGAGGTCGGTACGGTCGCCGTCCGTCACGAGTCGAAGCAGTCGGTCGCGCACGTCGCGGAGGTCGTCCGCCCGCTCCGCCATCGACCCCTCCAAGTTCTCGAAGCGGGCGATGGGGTCCTCGAACGCCCGTCGAATCGCGTGCGGCGCGGGGAGGCCGTTCTCGATGGCGGCCTCGATGCCGCCGGTTATCTCCGGGTCGTCCAGAAACGCCCGGTGTGCGTCGAAGATTTCGGCCTCGTCCTCGCCGAGGCGGTCGCGCGTTCGTTCCCGCTCCCGTTCGAGTTCCTCGTGGGCGGCTTCCTGGGCCGATTCGAACACCGCGAGTTCCTCCTCGGGGTCGACGGTCGTCGGGTCGGGCGGGTCGCCCAAGTCGGTCGTCCCGCGATACCAGACGACCCGGCCGACGCCGGCGCGCGGCGTCACCCCTGTTCCCGAAAGTTCGGTCGTCACGATTCTTCGTCCTCCGGGGTCGTGAGAACGTCCGCCAGCGCGTCGAGGGCCTCCTCGGCGTCGTCGCCCTCCGCGACGAGGTGAACGTCGTCGTCCTTCCGCGCGTTGAGCGTCGTAACCGACAACATGCTTCGGGCATCCACCGGGTCGCCGTCCACGAGAGAGACGGTACAGTCGGCGTCGAACTCGTTCGCGGTCGTGACGAACCGCGCGGCTGGTCGGGCGTGCAGTCCGGCCTCCGGGACGATGGTGACGGTACGTTCCATCCGGCTCATTGCCGACAATTGGAGCGGAACCCGCTTCATGCTATCGCCGCCGTCATTTCTGTCATCAACGCCATTTCCGCAACCCCCACTGTGCACGGGTGTAGCCGAGCGCGAACAACACGGTGCCGACCAGCATCAGCGACCCGCCGAGCAGCGGTTCGTGAACCGACGTTCCGGGCGCGGAGATGGCGACGAGCGCCAGCCCGGACGCGAGGACCGCCAGTCCCACGAGACTCACCGGGTCAAGGAACACCAGTCTGAGGTAGGCACCCGTCGAACGCTCCGGGTCGTCCGAAGTCGTCACGGCGGCCGTCTAGCTCCCTCCCGCCGGGCGTTCCTGTTCCTCGTCGTGGACCGCCGGTTCCTCCGGTTCTATATCCTCGGCTTCCAGCCTGATGACGTACCGACGCGTCAGGAAGTCGTAGAGGCCGCCGCCGATGATGCCGCCGACGATGGTCGAGACGGACGGGAGCCACCAGCCGCCGCGCGGTCCGGGGAAGGCGACGCTCCCCCACCCGGCGAGATAGCCCAGAATCCGCGGACCGAGGTCGCGGGCGGGGTTCAACGCCGCCATGCTGATGGGCGCTTCGTACTGGACGAGCGCTGCGACGGTCAGCCCGATGAGGAACGCCGCGATGCCGGGCGACGCCCGCGTTCCCATCGGATTGTCGTCGTCCACCAGCGCGAAGATGACGCCGACGAGGATGGCCGTGATGACCACCTCGCTGAAGAACGCTTGCGGGAACGAGACGAGGAAGGCGGCTTCCTTCAGCGTGTTGAAGTCGCCAACCTTCACGCCCGCGAACGCCGGATTCGGGAAGAACGTCCAGAGGGTCATCCCCGTTATCGAACTGCCGGGCTGGCCGCGGACGACGTTGTTCGCCTGACTGAACTGCTGGTAGTAGCCCGACCACGTGACGAGCAGGGTTCCGGCCGCCAGAAACGCCCCCACGATTTGGGAGACGATGTAGCCCGGAACGTGCTTCCACGGGAAGTCGCGCCAAACGGCGTTCGCAATCGTCACCGCGGGGTTGATGTGACCCTCCGAGACGCCGCCGACCCAGTAGACGGCGAACATCACGGCGAATCCCCACAGGACGGCCACGCCGAACAGGTCGAATCCGCCCGTCAACACCGAGACGACGACCGCACCGTCGCCGAGGAGGATGAGGATGAACGTGCCGACGAGTTCGTTGACGTACTTCGCACCCCAATATTCCTCCATCTCTCCGCCGTCGGTGGCGACTTCTCCGCCGTCGGTGGGGATTTCACTATCGCCGGAAACGGCCTCGACGTCCTCGGTTTCCGCGTCGCTCGTCATCTCAGGCACCCCCCTCGCGCGCCCAACCGAGGGAGCGCTCGACGGCATCCTCCCAGCGGTCGTACATCTCGTCGGCCTCGGCTTCCGACATCTTCGGCTCGAACTCGCGGTCCACCTGCCAGTTCGTTCGGAGATCGTCCGTCGAGTCCCAGTAGCCGACGGCGAGTCCGGCGGCGTAGGCAGACCCGAGCGCCGTCGTCTCGTCCACCACGGGGCGAACGATGTCCGCCCCTAGAATATCGGCCTGCAACTGACAGAGGAAGTTGTTCTTCACCGCGCCGCCGTCGACTTTCAACGACTCGATGTCGATGCCGCTGTCGGCCTCCATCGCCTCGGCCACGTCGCGGGTCTGGTAGGCGATGGCTTCGAGCGTCGCCCGAACGACGTGTTCCTTTCGCGTTCCGCGGGTCATCCCGACGAGGGTGCCGCGGGCGCGCTGGTTCCAGTGGGGCGCACCGAGGCCCGTGAACGCCGGAACCATGTACACGCCGTCCGTCGAATCGACGCTTCGAGCCATCGACTCTGTGGCCGCCGCGTCGTCGATGAAGCCGACGTCCGGGAGCCACTCGATGGCCGCGCCGGTGACGAAGATGGAGCCTTCGAGCGC carries:
- a CDS encoding MIP/aquaporin family protein produces the protein MTSDAETEDVEAVSGDSEIPTDGGEVATDGGEMEEYWGAKYVNELVGTFILILLGDGAVVVSVLTGGFDLFGVAVLWGFAVMFAVYWVGGVSEGHINPAVTIANAVWRDFPWKHVPGYIVSQIVGAFLAAGTLLVTWSGYYQQFSQANNVVRGQPGSSITGMTLWTFFPNPAFAGVKVGDFNTLKEAAFLVSFPQAFFSEVVITAILVGVIFALVDDDNPMGTRASPGIAAFLIGLTVAALVQYEAPISMAALNPARDLGPRILGYLAGWGSVAFPGPRGGWWLPSVSTIVGGIIGGGLYDFLTRRYVIRLEAEDIEPEEPAVHDEEQERPAGGS
- the ptsP gene encoding phosphoenolpyruvate--protein phosphotransferase, with translation MTTELSGTGVTPRAGVGRVVWYRGTTDLGDPPDPTTVDPEEELAVFESAQEAAHEELERERERTRDRLGEDEAEIFDAHRAFLDDPEITGGIEAAIENGLPAPHAIRRAFEDPIARFENLEGSMAERADDLRDVRDRLLRLVTDGDRTDLGDLPNGSILVAERLTPSDTAQLDPDVLAGFATIFGGRTSHAAIFARSLGIPAVVGVGDELAQVGDGRELLVDGEDGTVVIDPDDDARSRISDAEASVVAEHVSTADGREIEVAANVGTLAELDAAAEQGADGIGLFRTEFLFLDRDAPPDEQEQYEAYTAALTAFPGERVVVRTLDVGGDKPIPYLDAHAEENPFLGVRGIRRSLASDSNLFDTQLRALLRAAGDDEDADGSLAVMFPLVATVEELDAALSRVESVAEELAAEGIDYAIPELGVMIETPGSVFAAEALAKRVSFLSIGTNDLTQYVMAASRENDRTADLHDPLYPAVLRAIRRTVTAGHDGDAWVGMCGEMAGDPDLTELLVGLGLDELSMSAITVPDVKANVREVDADDAREHAERILDAETRAEVRRLLSAESSA
- a CDS encoding HPr family phosphocarrier protein; translated protein: MERTVTIVPEAGLHARPAARFVTTANEFDADCTVSLVDGDPVDARSMLSVTTLNARKDDDVHLVAEGDDAEEALDALADVLTTPEDEES